TCGTAGGCGTACTCGACCACATGATCGACCGCCGCGGCGTAGCTGGACCGGTGCTCCACCTTGGTCAGCCGGTTGCGGTGGTCCCAGGTGTACTGGGTGATGTCGGTGTCGCCCGCGTCGAGCTGCCCATTGGCGTTGGTATCAATGAACCGGTGCGTGCGGTTCCCCTCGGCATCGTAGAGATAGCGGTAGGTGCCGTCGGAGAGGAGCCGATTGTTGGTGCCGGTGGTGTAAGTGCTACCATTGGCGGTAACGCGGTTGCCGTTGGCGTCGTACTGGTAGCTCTCGTCGCTCTGGTAGTCGTAGTCGGCGGCGGTGAGCTGGCCCGTGGCGTCGCTGGTGTAGTCGGCCGTGCCGTCCACCGAGTTGATGTACTGCGTCATGCGATTGGCGGCATCGAAGTTCCAGGTGTATTCCACAAAGGTGGTCTGGCCGCGGAAGTGGCTGAGGCCCCGCAGTCGCCCGGCCTGGTCGTAGGTGTAGTCGGACTGGGCGACAAGCTGTGTGCCAGCCAGGTCGGCGTAACGGGTGAGGGAGACGAGCTGTCCGGCGGCGTCGTAGGCCAGGTCGACCCGCTTTTCGGCCACGGCCCGGCCGCCGGGCTGGGGACCCTGGGTGATCCGTATTACCCGGCCAAGGTTGTCGTAGGTCCACTGGTTGACGAACTCGGCCGTGCCATTGACCTGGGTTTTCAGTTCGGTGCGGCGACCGACCGCATCATAGGTCTGGTTGAAGGTCACCATGGGTGTCAGCCCCACGATGCTGTGGGTCAGTGTGATCACCCGGCCCAGGGCATCATAAGTGTACGTGTAGTCAGCCTCGACGTCGTCGACACTGGTGAGTTGCCCGACCAGGTCATAGCTGAACGCGATCGTTCGTTGACGGTTCTGGTCGGCCCCCTGAAGTGGCTGAAGTGCTCATTTCCGCCGCCGGACATTACGGGTTGCAGCGGCACATTGAAACAAGCGACGCGTAAAGCAAAAATTCTTCGCCACTACCAGGGTGGTCCGATCAGTCCCAATTCGTCCAAGATGAACGCAAGAAACCATATTATAGCGATAATCCAGCCAATCACACAGACAACTTTTCGAAGCAAGTGCCAAGTGTTGCACATCAGTACTAAGCATGCGATAGTTAATATGGCTGTGCATATTATACCAATGGGGCGGAACCGTCTTGTCCACAACATCCAACTCGTGGCTGTGATCGACCATATGCATATTTTTGCCAGCACGCTACGCGTCCGCTCGTCCACAAACCTGCGCGGTCCGTTCATCGCAGCAGTCCTCTTCAGGATGCCGAAGCATACATCCTCGCTTAATGCTCGGTGATATATCTGGTATAGTAGTTATATGTCCAGCTATTAGTTGAAAGCCACTCTATGGGTTTCGAGGCCTGCGCTCGCGGCAGCCACACGGTGGATGTTCCCAGCGACACGCATTCGCACCAGACTAACCATTTCCACTTGAACATCCAAAAACCCTCTACGTCGAAGAAGAGTTCCCCGACCCCACCGATAACTTGCCCCGCGAAAACCACACCTGTCCCCACGAACTGCCCGCCTTGCGGCGCCGATACGGTCAAAATCGTCGCCAATACACCACTCACAGTTGTCGCAATTTCCCAGGATGGCCCGTCGTTTTCGAGAGCGCGTCCGTCGTACCAGGTCACCTCCACCCCCTGGCGTCCACTGGGCAAGCGAATTGTATTGGCCACTATAACGCCAGGCCAAGCGTAGTCCCAAGCGTTCTGAGCTACCCAGGTCGTACCTCCCGAATAACTTGCATTTCCATGTTCGTCGCAGGTTGCATATGCAATGAGCTTGAGCTGGACCTCTACCGTGTCCCACCAGAACCAGTTCCAATTAACAATTTCCGCGCGGGCCCTGATCACGGGCCCAGCCGACAAATCCTGCAACCCGTAGGGATCGACACGCTGTACTATCCGGTTTTTCACGTAGCGTGACAAATTCCCATCACCGCCGTTAAACCCAATCGGGTCCTCGCTCAGCCAGCGGCCAACCGAAGCATCGTACCAGCGGTTGAGGTCGTTCTGCAGTTGAGTATCACTATCGAATGGTCTACCCGTGAATAAAAAGAGACTATCAATCGCCGGATTACTCTCCGACGTCACCTTGCCAAAGGCGTCGTAGACGAGATGATTGACCACGGTCGTCATGTCGCTGCCCAGATCATACTTCGCGATATCCCGGACCGTGTTCAAGTGGTCCGTCAAGGTCCACTGTACGGTTTCGTCAGCCCCGTTGTCAACATTTTCCTCGGTGCCGGAGAGAGCGTGGCCGAGCCGCTAGGTGAGAGGCGGAATCCACCGCCGGGCCTCGTGAACACAGCCGTCCGGACGTGCGGCTTCCTTTGCCGTCGTTGAACTCCCACCTTAAAGGTAGTGTGCGCATCGCCAGAGAGAGGGGCCGAATGTTTAAAGGGAACAGAATAGGGCAAAGAGCGTTCCCGCACCGAGTGGAAAAATAATGAAAAGTGGACCGCAAGACCTGCTCAATTGCGACGTTATGCAGCTCAAATCGCGTCGTAACTTATTGCCGCAACAACACTTGATGGAGGATAGGGGATTCGAACCCCTGACCTCTTGAATGCCATTCAAGCGCTCTCCCAACTGAGCTAATCCCCCACAAAACAAAGCCTCCAAACGGAGACCGCCGCTCTCGCGACTTTCACAATAAAGTTTACCCGCATGCCGGTCGTTGTACAACCCCACCTCTCCGAGCCCGGCCACGGGCCACGGACCACGGAGGGCACGAGGGCACGGGCCACGCGGCACGCTTGTCGTGCCCGGTGTCACGTGTGCGCGTGACGTTACCAACCCCGGTAGGGGCAATTCATGAATCGCCCGTACCGGTGAACCCTTATCGTGTTCGCTAAGCGGGCAACGTCCTTCGGAGGGGCACGCTTGTCGTGCCCGATGAAATGAAACGGATCATTCATCCTGAAAAACGGGACCTGACAAGCAGGTCCCTCCGTTGTGTGGATTAGATGTGTGTGGATTAGATGATCGGGTGCCCCCGACCGGTCTTTGTCGTGCCAGCCGGGCGGACAGCACGGTGGTGAAGACTAAAGCCTTCACCGAAAAGCGGCGATGAATCGCCGCACTCCATATGGAGTGCGGGGCTTTAGCCCCGCTTTCAGCGCGGGACTTCAGTCCCCGCTGAAACGGAATCCATGATCGGACGTTGACAAACGGACCTGACAAGCAGGTCCCTCCGGAGATATGGACCTGACAAGCAGGTGCCTCCGGAAAAAGGTCGGAGGGGCACGCTTGTCGTGCCCGGTGAGAAGGGATGGGTAATCAATCGGTGTTCGTCGGACCCGACAAGCGGGTCCCTCCGGAAAAGGTCCCTCTGGCGGTGTAGGGCCAATTCATGAATTGCCCCTACCGGTGGACGCTTGTCGTGGTCGCGGCAAAACACCGCCAACGGCACGGTTGTGAAGGCTAAAGCCTTCACCCAAAAAGCGGCGATGAATCGCTGCACTCCATGGAGTGCGGGGCTTTAGCCCCGCTTTCAGCGCGGGACTTCAGTCCCTGGTGAAAGTGAATGGATGATCCAACTTTGACTGACGGACCCGACTAGCGCCCCTTCCAATTCGGGAGTTTCGCGTTTTTGGTAGGGGCAAGAATTGGTCTTGGAGAATTCCCGGAGTTTAGACAAAAAGGGTCTCCACGTCAGGTTGTTCAAAAAGTCTCTCAATGACGTGGAGGCCGGAAAATGGACAAGCTTGATGTTCGCCTGATCGCCTGCTGCGAGCGACAAGAGCTCCATAGAATGAGACGACAATTGTCCGACCAAGTCAGTAGCCAGCAGCAAGCCATCCGGAGGTATTTGGCCTGGTGCAACGGCGGCCGCGTGCTAGCCGTCGAGCCTTGGCGATCGTCCCTCCGAAGAAACGCCCCATCCGCCCGCCGCGCGGCAGCCTAAAACGCGCGAAACTGTTCAACTGGAAAGGGCACTACTCACAACCAAACCGGCGTCGAGCGGCGTTTCACAACTAAAGAGTTCGCAGCAGACTCAACATACGCTATTCACAAATGCGAATGCCGTGAAGAAAAAAGGCAAAACTGATCAAGTGCGGTGGCTCTTGTGAGGAATGCCTTTTTCCAGTCTCTTCGTAACTTCGACGAGTTACGCGAACTGGGAACATCGCGACGGGCTCCGTGCAGGTTCGGCCCCACTTGACGCCCGCCGGCTGCATTGTACACTTGTACACGAAGAAGGTTCAGTGTAAATTTTGACCAGGACAGTTTTTCTGGGAGCCGGGCCAACGATATTGCAGATCTGCCGGAAGCGCGGTTCATGGTGATTTCGATCGCTAACCAAGCCGTGGGGCGGCTGGGCCGACGGTGGGGGTCAATCGCGAGGCACACTTATGAATCCAACAGGGTCAACTCAACACACATTAACACAAAGGCAACGCGAGATTCTCAACTTTATTAAGACCAGCATTGAACGACGCGGATATGCTCCGACAGTCCGGGAAATCGCCGCCGAGTTCAATATCCGCTCGCCCAACGGGGTGCGTGGGCATCTTCGCGCCTTGGAGGCGAAAGGATTTATCGTGCGGGATCCGCACCGGTCACGTGCCATTCGCGTGGCGGAACTTGGACGATTGGGGGCTCAAACTGGGAAGCGTTCCCAGCGTTCGGGCCTGCCTCTGGTAGGGCGGATTGCTGCCGGTCTTCTTCATGAGGCGATTGAAAACGCTGAAACGTTTGACTTTGAGAGCCTTTTTAACAATAAGAACGGCGATCTGTTCGTGCTCCGTGTTCAGGGAGATTCAATGATTGAAGCGCAGATTGCGGACGGAGATTATGTCATTGTGCGCCGCCAAGATGTCGCCGAACCAGGAAGCATTGTTGTTGCCCTGACGGACGAGAATGAAGCCACCCTGAAATACTGGTATCCCACCAAGCGTGGGGCAAAGCTGGTCCCGGCCAACAAGAACATGTCGCCGATCATTGTAAGAAATGCTCGGGTATTGGGGGTCGTCATCGGGGTGGTTCGCAAACTCGGTTGAAGGGGAATCGCTGTTGGCAACGGATGGTTTGGAGTCTTCTCTGACTTCTCTGCAAAAGGGGCGTCTTTCCGCATCCGTCGTTTACGGACCTGTGAACTTGGGCTAAGATGCAAACAGGTTGTCGCAACGGGTTGGCTGTCCGTGTTGAGCGTTGCGGAAGAGAACGAGATGGGCTTTCGGTTTTTCTGTCCTCAGGGCCATATCCTGGAGGCCGAGGTCGAACAAGCAGGCCAGGCCGCCGCGTGCCCCTTTTGTGGGACGGCGATGCTCATACCGTCGCCCAAGTCGTTACGCGAAGTTGGTCGTGGGGACCCGTTGGGCCCCGTCCATGA
This is a stretch of genomic DNA from Thermogutta terrifontis. It encodes these proteins:
- a CDS encoding RHS repeat-associated core domain-containing protein is translated as MTDHLNTVRDIAKYDLGSDMTTVVNHLVYDAFGKVTSESNPAIDSLFLFTGRPFDSDTQLQNDLNRWYDASVGRWLSEDPIGFNGGDGNLSRYVKNRIVQRVDPYGLQDLSAGPVIRARAEIVNWNWFWWDTVEVQLKLIAYATCDEHGNASYSGGTTWVAQNAWDYAWPGVIVANTIRLPSGRQGVEVTWYDGRALENDGPSWEIATTVSGVLATILTVSAPQGGQFVGTGVVFAGQVIGGVGELFFDVEGFWMFKWKWLVWCECVSLGTSTVWLPRAQASKPIEWLSTNSWTYNYYTRYITEH
- the lexA gene encoding transcriptional repressor LexA yields the protein MNPTGSTQHTLTQRQREILNFIKTSIERRGYAPTVREIAAEFNIRSPNGVRGHLRALEAKGFIVRDPHRSRAIRVAELGRLGAQTGKRSQRSGLPLVGRIAAGLLHEAIENAETFDFESLFNNKNGDLFVLRVQGDSMIEAQIADGDYVIVRRQDVAEPGSIVVALTDENEATLKYWYPTKRGAKLVPANKNMSPIIVRNARVLGVVIGVVRKLG